The DNA region AAAATTCGGCTTTCCGCCGATCGCCACGGGAGGAAGCCGCTGATGGCCCTTTCTTTTGAAACAGTCATTGGCCTGGAAGTACATGTACAACTGGCCACGGGCACGAAACTCTTCTGCCCCTGCCCGACGGACTATATTGGTCGCGAACCCAATACCTTAGTCTGCCCGGTTTGCCTGGGCCTTCCCGGGACCCTTCCCTCCCTTAACGTCAAGGCCGTTCAACTCGGCGTGAAGGTGGCTCTTGCACTGGGTTGTTCCGTTTCGAGGGTTTCAAGATTCGATAGGAAGCACTACTTTTACCCCGATCTTCCCAAAGCCTTCCAGGTAAGCCAGTTAGGACTCCCCCTCGCCCTGGGGGGAGCCATGCCCGTCTCGGTCGGGGATTTGAAAAAAACCATCGGTATAACGAGGCTCCACCTGGAGGAAGACGCGGGCAAGCTGGTCCATGGTACCGCCGATGGCAGACTTTCGGGCAGCTCCTTTCATCGGGTTGACTACAATCGCGCCGGAATACCGCTGGCGGAGATCGTTTCCGAACCGGATATGTCCACTCCCTTGGAGGCTAGGGAATATGTGCTGTCCCTGCGAAGACTGGTGAGATACCTGGGTGCCTCCGACGGCGACATGGAATCGGGCTCCCTGAGGGTTGATGTCAACGTCTCCCAGAAGTGCTCCGACGGAAGATGGGGCGGCAGGGTCGAGATAAAAAATGTCAACTCCGTGCGGGCCATGGAAAGGGCCCTGGAGTTCGAGATTTCCCGCCAGAGGGAGATTCTCCTGGCAGGAGGCCGGGTGAAACGGGAGACCCGCCACTGGGACGACTTGAGAGGCGTGACCAGGGCCACCAGGGGGAAGGAAGAAGCCCAGGATTATCGTTATTTCCCCGAGCCGGACCTGCCTCCCCTGGTTATTGATGATGGCCTTGTCCGTGCCATGGAGGGAGAACTCCCGGAACTACCCTGGGAGAAAAGGGAACGCTTCCAGGTCGAATGGGGTTTGAGCCCCGAGGACTCGGCGACTCTCTCTGAACGACTTGACCTGGCGGAGTTCCTTGAAGAAACGGTCCGTCACGGCGCAAGCAGGGAGTCGGCGGCCAACTGGGTGAAAACCGAGGTCCTCAGGATCCTCAACGAAACCAGGCTTGAGGCGGATAGGCTTCCTTTCACCCCCCGGTCCCTGGGAGCCCTTCTCATGAAAGTCGACGAGGGGTCTTTGTCCAATACGGCCGCCAGGGACGTGCTGGAGTTCATGCGCCGTGACGGCTTGGAGGTTGAAGAAGCTATG from Thermovirga sp. includes:
- the gatB gene encoding Asp-tRNA(Asn)/Glu-tRNA(Gln) amidotransferase subunit GatB, whose product is MALSFETVIGLEVHVQLATGTKLFCPCPTDYIGREPNTLVCPVCLGLPGTLPSLNVKAVQLGVKVALALGCSVSRVSRFDRKHYFYPDLPKAFQVSQLGLPLALGGAMPVSVGDLKKTIGITRLHLEEDAGKLVHGTADGRLSGSSFHRVDYNRAGIPLAEIVSEPDMSTPLEAREYVLSLRRLVRYLGASDGDMESGSLRVDVNVSQKCSDGRWGGRVEIKNVNSVRAMERALEFEISRQREILLAGGRVKRETRHWDDLRGVTRATRGKEEAQDYRYFPEPDLPPLVIDDGLVRAMEGELPELPWEKRERFQVEWGLSPEDSATLSERLDLAEFLEETVRHGASRESAANWVKTEVLRILNETRLEADRLPFTPRSLGALLMKVDEGSLSNTAARDVLEFMRRDGLEVEEAMQKAGAVPGGVKGDLLAEVVRRILAAHPEEAGLVLSGADPSGKKRKYLQGLVMREIRGQAPPGDVSAAIDEALDQSRGSKV